A window of Leishmania donovani BPK282A1 complete genome, chromosome 35 genomic DNA:
gttctctcctcctctttctgtttctcatcctttgcttttttttctgccttGTGCGCCGTGTCTGTCACGATGTCACGACGCCTGGTGCGTGGGAATGGATTTTgcgagaaagaaaagcaacTGGTGGAtaaaacagagagagacgaagagTTCACTGGAAGATATAATCCAAGCAGAAACAtggaaaaaggaaaaagaaaatcTGGGCAGGACAGGCCATTGATGGACTCGTCTGTTGAAAGGGAAAAATGGCtaggagagggaggggaagggggggcgGCGCACATCGCTTTAATTATTACGGACTGACTGTTTTGTTCTCAACCTGGCAGCTCTCGGCATAGAGGACAGTTGGGTTTACTactgtgtttgtgtgtacgtgccggcgcgtgcgtctttttttttattttcaTTTCCCGCAATGAACtacacacactcgcacaggcccactgcctctcttttccctccttAGGTGAGCGCGTGTTGCGCTCTGCCCCACGAGAGGTGGAGGGTCCCACCACCCATGgctcgctctttctcctctctttgaCGCCAGTACTGATTCTCTTTGatgcacagacgcacgctCTGCTTTTCATCCATTATttcgtctccctccctcttttgcGCTTGATGACGGGTTTGGCGACGCGCTCTCATCATTGGACtgcttgtgtgtctgcgACTCGTGCGGTTGCGTGCACGTCTCACTCTTTCCCCTCTGCTGTTCACTCTCCAAAAGAAGAGGGCAAACAAACAGCGCAGGAGGCTGATGGTGCCGTACCTTTGTGTGTTCTTGTGatcgcacgcgtgcgtgtttctCTTCCCTACCGACGCTGGTGTTGCAGAAGGCACGATAAGCTGGAGCCGCAGTCGAGgcctcacgcacgcacacacacatacacacacacacacacacaccaaaaaaaaaacagcagcacAACTAATGTGTGGGCAAACGGAGGTGCACGCCGATAATGTAGTGCCGGTGTTCTTTTCGAGCGAAGCGGTCGCCAGGACTTCTGCTGTGCTTAGGTTGGCGTTGCCCGTTGATGCGACGGGTAGTACAGTGACTGCTTTCGCTGGCCACTCGGAGGGCTGGCGTGTGCCAGTGGCCAGCATGCACGCGATCCCGCTACTGCCACCCTGCAAGGGGACAAAGGGTGACCTGAATCGAATCGATGCCGCGGCAGTCGATGGACTTACGCCAGCTACTCCCTCGCTCGCGGCAGGTAATACCGCACCTGCGCGCCAGGCTGCCTGCGGTGCGCTACGGCGGCAGGTGGGGCTGCCGTCAAAAAGTCGGTTCTCCATGTCTCTCACCTCACTCATGAGTTTTCTCTCGAGTAGGTGGGTTTCTGCCGCCGAGTTCACCACGAAAGCGACAACAACGAACATCCCTTACGAGCTGGACGCGCACCGCACCGGCCTTTGCAGCTGGGCCTCTTCGTCGTTGACAACAGCCTTCGTGTCTCTAGTCTGCGCGTGGCTAGCGGTCGAGGCTGAAATGGCCACTCGCGCCCCAAGTTTCGTGGTTTGCAGCGCCGTAGTCGTGCGACACACCTTCTTTACCACAGCtctatgtgcgtgcgtcgacTTTGCATCTGCTCAGGTACCGTTATGCACAATGTGGCTTTTGCTCCCTCTCATCGGATTCTCCCTGGAGGGTTTGGTACCGCCTCGAGTATGGCGCACGCTGATTGCCTGCTTTATCCccatgagcagcaccgctctGTCAGGCCGCGGAGCGACGCCGGCATTCCCGGCGCTCCTTTGGGTGACGAGTGCCGTTGCGCACTAAGTGGTGACTGTGTTCCATGTAGTATGCCGACAACTAAGGCTGCCAGACACAGCACCTCGAGCAAAGCAGCGCGTTATCCCTGGAATGAGGTTAGCATGGATGCAGGAGGATACGAGCGCATGCAGATCGTATGCGCTCCGTGATACTCGTAGCGGCGACTCGCTTGTGGGCTTGTCACCCCTCTCTTTCCGAGTGTCAACATGAGAGTTCTTGCTTTCTGTACCTGCTCACCTCCCCACTCATACATCTGCCGGtacgtgcgcatgtgtgtctctcgAAACTCAAACCGCGTGCCACTgcctgaaaaaaaaagcaaagatGCAGAAAACCGTAAAATACAAGCAATAAAAACTCtgtttgtgcgtgtatgtgtgtttgccGGCAGTCCTTGATCCGGCGCTGCCGGTTGCATGGCTGTGTAGCGGTGGGCTTTCTTTTCTgctttgctctctctctctcttatGCACACGTTGCTGCGCATCTCTTTCTTCGTCTTCCCCCTCGCTTTCAGGCATGTCTGCGCTCCACACTTCTCCTCTGGTCTGCCGTCTCATAttccttcctctttctgtTCTTCTGCGCTCCCCTACGCCATAAGAGTCCTCCCCGACCGCATCTCCAGACATCGTCACGAGCATCTATTTGTCGTGCTTCTTGTGTCTCGGCATATTCTGCACACCCGCGCCTCCTGAAAGTCCCCACCATCCAAAGGCAGAGACGATGACGACCATTACAGAGGCGAtggtgctggagaaggagcgacaGAACGCTGCCAGGCGCGATGCGCTGAATAAGCGCAGCCAAAATGTGTCCCGCTTGGCTGAACCAGAACCTAACTTCCCACCggagtgctgctgcgtgaagCCAGTTATCTACCACAACATCCGCGAGCAGGTGCccgtgacgcagcagcgttTCATGTACATCCTCGCGGGCCTGTACGTCACGTTGATGGCCCTCATCATCTACAACATCGTGGCTGCCCTGGTGGCCTTCGCCCTTGGCGGAAGCGCCCTGCACTTTGGTCTTTCCTTTGTGTATCTGCTGGGACTCCCAGGAGCGTGGATTTCGTGGTACTACAACGTGTACTGCGCCATAGTGTACGCGTCGCGCTCGCGGCAGCTGATTGCTCTGCTGGGTCTTCTTGTAGGCGTCGTTTTCGATGTGTGGATGACGATCGGCATCACCGGCtttggcggctgcggctggaTCTACGCCCTCAGCTTGACACGCAATGTGGCTCCGTTTGTGCTGGTTCTCATTAGTGCGATCCTGTGGCCGCTGCACGGCTTTGCGCTGTGCGTGATGCTCCTGCGTTATTGGCGCCTTTCGAGGGTACTCTTGAAGAATACGGCCAACATCTACCGCCAGAGCATCATTTAGCTGTCTGACCTCGTGCCACGTCAGGACAGCGCTTCCCGACCAGTGTACATTACACTCCACATAGCAGGAATTTTTTTGTCAACGTGCccattctctgccatacaCGAGCCAAACTCCACtccgcgtcaccgccggccGGCCACAGGCCTCACCGAGTCctgcgacgcagcgcggcacacacgctttgcggcaacgcgccgactcagccatccgagagcacggcccccctGCCTCAAGCTCCACCGacctcctcccgcccccccgctgcctcgcaggccgcctcacagccgctcccatcatgccggccgccacctgcggCATCCCTCctcggagagggagggggtggcgctcaggctccccacaccagcaggcggtggtgagggccgggtgacggatgcgctggagccgcgcagacgcgtcggcactgccgcaggccgctccgacgcaacgccatccaggacctgacacaccgccgacatccgtcgcgatgcagcgcacTGGCTTCCCTACGTCGTGGGCACGTGGACCCTGCCAGCACCAGAGGaagtgcagcgctgcattggcaggggatggaggaggggctgcttggcttcttCCCATGCACACAGAGGGTGAAGGAGGCTACTGGATCCGGGATACCTCACACCGGGGTGTGCTTGCCCCCTGCTGTCATGAAAATCAACCTAAAACAGCAGAAACCAAAAATGCGAAATGGCGGCTTCAAGCGCACAGGGGCTTTTCGGACCCCCTCTCTTTTATTGGGTGCTTCAAGTTCTTTGCTGCATTGTTTGTGGTTTGCGTGGTCGTTCCCGCTTAGTGTGTACTTCTCTTGTTGCGATTTAGTTGGCCCTGAAGCTGGAACATCGGTGATGTGGGTGCTGCGGTGGGGGAtgaggagagaagagcatGGGGACGATTGATTCGCCTCGTTGCGGAGTCTGAAGAGGGAGTCTTAACGTCTCACAACCCTTTTTGGTTccttgccgcctccgcccccccgccctctctcccttctaAGCCACACACATGCGACATATGCGCGCCGATGCGCATGTGGTGTTATTATTTGTTGTTCCCTGTCTGATCTCATTCCGCATTCACCccgagcgtgcgtgtgcgtgtgggtgtgcctGATGAGAAACCATTGCTTCCTGTGcgcttgcagcagcagtcttTCCGCAAATgcagagcaaaaaaaaaaaaacattgAAGAAGATACGGGTATGTACAAGACGACCGTGGGCGGTGCAGAGCCCCCACGACACGGTAGGGGGAAAAAGTCGTGTGGCCCCAAATCGCTGTGGCGAACGCTTGCCGCTTCTCGCTCACTGCCTCTTTGTTCCATCGAAGCACAGCAAGCAAAAGGGGAAAAGTGTATTCGAAGCATCTGCTCACGTCTGCACTAACGCTCACTCTTTCGATGACAGGTGACAAGGCCGCTTTCTGCCACTGCCTCTTTGCTTCCTCTTCCGTCGTGTGACACATCGTagccgccgcccctgccAGTCTCTCTTTCCCAAGAGGTGTTGCGGAAGGCCGCGCTTACGGGGTAAACGACACACCCAGAGAACAGCCATCGATAATCCGTCCTGCGGATCGGTAGTGATTGAccagcaccgctgcgacgcacacgcacataccaCGCATCAGTGCGCCTTCCGGAAGCGACTATCGAGAGAGTGTGAGTGGGCGCAGGAGAGGGACATGAGTGTGGGTTTTTTATGCTTCTCGCTTCGTGCGCCTTCCagcgccttcctctccccgACCTCCTGCCCACATTTTCGACCACTTTTACTTCCCTAGTTACCATGCCTTTCAGCATCACGTCGTCTATGATGGACAGTAAATCCAATGTTGGCGACTCGGCAACGATGCCCATGCTGCCAGAGCCTTATCATGGCGCCCTCTTCCAACCGGCGTCTCCGCATAGCGACTCTGCCTCTACGGCTCGCTTCTCCGAAAAGAGCGGCCAGCTGCACAGTTGCCATGGCGTTCCGCATGGAGGCCTCACCCGTGAGCCGTCGGAGATGTTTCAAGTCGTtatcgacggcgacgacggcggcgttgagATGCGGCGCGTGCATGACCGCATTGAGGCTGCCTTACGTGTGCGCTTACTATACCGGCCTCTGGAGACTCGCGTGGGCAGCCGAGAGCGGGCAAACCCGTACGTGTCAGCTCCGATGCCGGGCCGCATCACAATCGTGCAGAAGGACGGCGTTTACCAGGTCTCTGATCATGACGCGTCGCTTTTTCTCCCTATACCAACGTGGTCGCAGTACGCGATGGACGTGCAGAAGGTGCGGCTCACCGTCGGCAACGCCGGCTGCGTCAACGCCTGTCATCATCGTCTTGGCATTATGCAAGAGCGCTCCCGCATGTTCTTTTTGCTTAATGCGGAGATGGAAGAGCGGGCAAATTATCACAAAGCCGGCGGCGTCTTTTCAGCCGCCAGGAAGGTAGACAACGCCGTCCTGCTCTCCGAGTCGATGGATGCGCAAGAGCTGCTCGAGGGGGTGAAAGAGATGTACCGGCGCAGTCCGGAGGCAGCAGTGCACCTGCGCGACGGGTCCAACTCTACGCTGCGTGAGCTGCTCGGCGCACACGGCGTACGGTCCGCGGATGAGCTCACCGTCGCTGGCCTCGGATGGAAGGCAGAGAAAGACACACCTCATCAAGGTCAGATCGACTCGGCAGATTGCGAGAGCATGGCTGCCCTCGGCGCCGAGCTGCGTTTCTCCTTCACCGCGTTGCAGGGGTACCTGTgcgagaaggtgctgcggcgcgtggTGTCCAGGGCAGAGCGGCCGTTACTTACTCCACAGGCGGCTGAGTACAGCGTGCCACTCTACGGTCTGCAATCTTCCGAGCTGAGTGATCTGGCGGAGCTGATGCGGCGTAAGCTTGAGGGCCCGCATCCGCGGGTGCAGTACATCCTGAGCATCTGCTTCACCGAGTCGCCGCCGTTCGAggtggcgagcagctgcacgacgcTGCAGGACCAGCTAGACAACatctttctcgctctcttcaaGGCCACCTTGGCTCCGGAAGACCCTAGCAACGCCGGCGTGGCGTGGCTGCTGGGGCAGGTGGGTGGTCTGCAGATGCTGCATGCACAGGACGGGCCCGGCCGCGACTTTGACGAGATGGCTCCGCCGCCAGATCAGGTGAGGATTGGGGCCAAGCAGAGCGGGCTCTACTACATGTACTACCTTTACGCCAACCTCGCCGTGCTGAACagcctgcggcggcgcaaggGGCTCGAGCcgttgcagctgcgctgcactgGCAACAAGCCGACCGGGATGGACGACCTGATCGGCGCCTACATCCTCTCTGACGTTATCACACGCGCGACCAAGATTACCGACTACCCCGTTCTGCAGTACCTGTGCGGTCTGCATCGTGTCGGCCTGACAGTGTCGCCGTTGTGCGACCACATGGAAGGCATCGTGGCGTACAAGGACCACCCGCTTCCCCACTTTTTGCACCGCTGCTTGCACATCACGCTATCGACAgagtcgccgctgcgctacCACCACAACCCCCGCGCGCTCATCGAAGAGTACGCCACGGCGCAGAAGATGTTTCGACTGAGCTCCCTCGACATGACAGAGCTCGCACACAACAGCGTTCTCAtgtcctccttctctcctgAAGTGAAGCGGCAGTGGCTTGGGGACAACTACCAGCTGGGCGTCGAGGGCAACGAGTTTGAGCTGAGCCATGTCACCAACGCACGGCTTGCGTTCCGCGACGAGGCCTGGCAGCTGGAGCGCAACATGATGCGCGACCTAAACTTGAATCCTCCTCACGAGGTCGGCGCCGGGCTCAGTCGCTGGCATCACCTGAGCAAcgtgcaggaggtggagtACGATACCGTGATGGACAACCGCGTCCGCTTCCCGCGCACGGTTCTCAAAGGGCCACACAAGGacgcgaaggcggcgacggcggcaccgcgcgtCGCGCGCGCCCTCGACCTGCGCCACCAGTACATCTGgcgcccaccccctccgtgggagacggcgcagcgacacggCGTCGAGACAG
This region includes:
- a CDS encoding AMP deaminase, putative, which translates into the protein MMDSKSNVGDSATMPMLPEPYHGALFQPASPHSDSASTARFSEKSGQLHSCHGVPHGGLTREPSEMFQVVIDGDDGGVEMRRVHDRIEAALRVRLLYRPLETRVGSRERANPYVSAPMPGRITIVQKDGVYQVSDHDASLFLPIPTWSQYAMDVQKVRLTVGNAGCVNACHHRLGIMQERSRMFFLLNAEMEERANYHKAGGVFSAARKVDNAVLLSESMDAQELLEGVKEMYRRSPEAAVHLRDGSNSTLRELLGAHGVRSADELTVAGLGWKAEKDTPHQGQIDSADCESMAALGAELRFSFTALQGYLCEKVLRRVVSRAERPLLTPQAAEYSVPLYGLQSSELSDLAELMRRKLEGPHPRVQYILSICFTESPPFEVASSCTTLQDQLDNIFLALFKATLAPEDPSNAGVAWLLGQVGGLQMLHAQDGPGRDFDEMAPPPDQVRIGAKQSGLYYMYYLYANLAVLNSLRRRKGLEPLQLRCTGNKPTGMDDLIGAYILSDVITRATKITDYPVLQYLCGLHRVGLTVSPLCDHMEGIVAYKDHPLPHFLHRCLHITLSTESPLRYHHNPRALIEEYATAQKMFRLSSLDMTELAHNSVLMSSFSPEVKRQWLGDNYQLGVEGNEFELSHVTNARLAFRDEAWQLERNMMRDLNLNPPHEVGAGLSRWHHLSNVQEVEYDTVMDNRVRFPRTVLKGPHKDAKAATAAPRVARALDLRHQYIWRPPPPWETAQRHGVETDFQRRTATFNEDEWTYAASDAVFIAYPKSAVHAWPRSLPTLDDFHKHLRELRDICASAEVKEYAHKRLENLDHKFRLHLALNHENEAGTTEDRQSSNRDFYQATKVDTHIHMAAGMTPKQILKFVLAKLKESGDDIAMKKGDDIITLGQLFAKAGITPNLTVDQLNVQADHTLFERFDNFNSKYNPMENGDLRSLLLKTDNFMNGRYFAELIHDVFEQYSRDRYTYAENRLSVYGINVKEWDKLAHWFATHGMANKHNKWIIQVPRVYKVFRAQNVIGSFGQYLQNIFQPLWEASLHPSEHPTLHNFLNHVSGFDSVDNEATIDLPFTTVSPWAWTVVENPPYNYYLYYLYANIRTLNEFRASRGFSTFGLRPHCGESGSEVHLYGAFLCANSICHGINLRNDPPMQYLYYLAQIGLHVSPLSNNALFLHFLNNPFPDFFHRGLNVSLSTDDPMMFHQTQEPLIEEYSIAARVWGLSANDLCEIARNSVLQCGFDNNFKCNAIGDRWFLSSSLGNDSLRTHLSDIRVAFRFETYHTELQQLELCCGRPVSRFMMTAAEERAVDVQLVDVQREYVLLSTHDQAMEVMLREMEDTKAKILQTRAQVDILRRQQRSLLEKITEMGIRRQEAEEQSAQEKELPSRKGPLYVREKSQVSQVGGGDGERSCVLRSPTCPTQQGETLKRLLRWKPMPPDLMRSVTQASFSGSRGRPLPPLPVRQLYQSTTSVKGPAKY